Below is a window of Frankiaceae bacterium DNA.
CGATCTCGCCGACCTCGCCGAGCGTGCAGGTGACGACCGTGACGCGGACGCCCTCGTCGGCGTACTTCCCGATCGTCGCGCCCGTCGGGATGCACTCGTCGTCGGGGTGCGCGTGCACGAGCAGCAGGCTCTTCATTCGGTCACTCCCGCGAACAGGTCGGTCTCGTGGCCGTCGCCCCCGAGGGTGCCGTGCGCGAGGACGTACTGCTCCTCCGGGTACGCCCGGTGCGCGACGTTGTCGGACAGCGCGAAGAAGTCGCCCGCAACCGTGACCTGGGTGCGGTGCGCGGCGATGGCGGCGAGCTTGGCCTCGAGGTACGGCGCGATGTCGATCGTCGTGGTCGGCTCGGCCGGCGGTTGGTGCGCGGTGGCCGGGTCGGGCAGGTCGAAGCCGCCTGGCCTGCCCGCGGCCTCGTAGTCGTCGCGCTCGCGGCGGCGGCGTTCCGGGCCGCCCCAGGCGCAGTGGTAGACCTTGCTCACCGTCCACTCCGGCTTGGCCGCCTCGACGGCGAGCAGCGTCACGCGGTGCGCCTGGATGTGGTCGGGGTGGCCGTAGCCGCCGTTCTCGTCGTACGTCACGACGACCTGCGGGCGTACGTCGTGGATCACCTTCACCAGGTGGGCAGTGGCCTCGTCGAGGTCGGCGTTCCAGAACGCGGTGGCGCGCTCGTTCTCGGGCGTGCCGATCATGCCGGAGTCCTCGTACGGGCCCAGGAAACGGTGGTCGGTGACGCCGAGGTGCTTCATGGCGGCGGCGAGCTCGTCCACGCGGACGTCGGCGAGGTGCTTGCCGGTGCCGAGATGGCGCAGGTCCTCGGGCACGATCTCGCCCTGCTCGCCGCGGGTGCAGGTGACGAGCGTGACCTGCGCGCCCTCGGCGGCGTAACGGGCCATGGTGCCGCCGGTCGCGATCGACTCGTCGTCGGGGTGCGCGTGGACGAGCAGGAGCCTCCTGGTCACCCAGGCATTCTGCACGCGCACGGGTCGGCGCCGCGCCTTGCGCGCGCGCCGAACTCGTGATCTTGGCTGCGTCTGTGCTGCCCGGGCGGCACGAACGTCGCCAAGATCACGAAAACCGGGCGCGACCGGTCAGATCTTGCCGTCGTACGCCCTGAACAGGCCCTTGCCGCCGGACTGGCGCGTGATGACCGAACGGTGCCAGGACGACTTCCACTCGGCGCCCTTCTCGCACTCTCGCGGGCAGCCGTCGGCCCACGCGACGTACACGCGGCCCTGCTTGTCGACGCTGATGTCGTTGAAGTCGAGCAGGTTGCGGTGGTTGCAGCCGGTCAGCTGGATGCAGCCGCGCTGCACGAGCTCGGTCGGGGTGGCGTTGACCGTCGTCCAGGTGCGGCCGCGGTCGTACGTCGTGGAGACGTAGAGCCTCCACTCGCCCTCGAACGCGTTGT
It encodes the following:
- the mshB gene encoding N-acetyl-1-D-myo-inositol-2-amino-2-deoxy-alpha-D-glucopyranoside deacetylase, whose product is MTRRLLLVHAHPDDESIATGGTMARYAAEGAQVTLVTCTRGEQGEIVPEDLRHLGTGKHLADVRVDELAAAMKHLGVTDHRFLGPYEDSGMIGTPENERATAFWNADLDEATAHLVKVIHDVRPQVVVTYDENGGYGHPDHIQAHRVTLLAVEAAKPEWTVSKVYHCAWGGPERRRRERDDYEAAGRPGGFDLPDPATAHQPPAEPTTTIDIAPYLEAKLAAIAAHRTQVTVAGDFFALSDNVAHRAYPEEQYVLAHGTLGGDGHETDLFAGVTE